Genomic segment of Euzebya rosea:
GACCTGTCGTCCGAGGTGGGCGACGGTGACGTCGGTGGCGTTGGTGATGACGTAGGCGATGTGGGCGTCCAGCATCTGTTCGCGGACTGCGGAGAGTGCGACGGGGCCGATGCCGGCGATCTCGCAGACCTCGCCGTCGGCGAGTTCGCCGCGGACGAGGGCTGAGCCGTCGACGCGGATGATCACCTTGGTCTGCCTGCCGGAGGGTCGATGTCGCTGCGACGCCGGATGGCCTCCCGATCCGGCGTCGGGATCAGTGGCGTTGGGCTCCGAGACATGCTGCTTGTCCGGGTCGGGGCTGTCCGGGCTGGTCCTGTCCCTCTGGGGGTCGCTGGTACCGATCCCGCTCGTGTCCGCAGCGTTGCTGCTCAGGTCGGCGGTGTCGTCGGCTCCGGGGAGCGTCGGCTGGGCCGGCGTGGTCGTGGAGACCGCTTGGGAACCCTCGCCAGTCGGGCTGGACGAGTCGATGGTGAACGGGCCTGTGGTGGGGTGGTCGAGCAGGTTGAGCAGCGCATCGAACCGGTAGCAGGCATCGTCCTCCCGACGGCCGGCGGCGTGGGCGGCACGAAACACCGCATCGTGCTCGCCCCGTAGTGCCGCCTCGATCCGGGCACCCAGGTCTCCGGGGGCCTGCAGGAACGCCTTCCACTCGCCATCGGTCTCCGTCCACGACCGAAACGCCCGCCGCGCCAGATGCCTGCGACGGGTCGCTTCCCGGTCCGGATCGGCAGCGGTGCGGATGTCACGCGCCTTCTTCCGCAGCTCCGGCAACGTCTGGGAGGCGGCGTCCACGATCAGCTCACCGGCACGATCGGGTGCATCGGCGACGGTCTCGGACACCACCACCGCCTGGTCGGTCGACAGGGTCCCGTCGGTCACCGCCCGGTCCACCTCCGGCTGGTCGACCAGCTGTGCGGAGGTGCGCAGCATCTTC
This window contains:
- a CDS encoding HNH endonuclease signature motif containing protein, with the protein product KMLRTSAQLVDQPEVDRAVTDGTLSTDQAVVVSETVADAPDRAGELIVDAASQTLPELRKKARDIRTAADPDREATRRRHLARRAFRSWTETDGEWKAFLQAPGDLGARIEAALRGEHDAVFRAAHAAGRREDDACYRFDALLNLLDHPTTGPFTIDSSSPTGEGSQAVSTTTPAQPTLPGADDTADLSSNAADTSGIGTSDPQRDRTSPDSPDPDKQHVSEPNATDPDAGSGGHPASQRHRPSGRQTKVIIRVDGSALVRGELADGEVCEIAGIGPVALSAVREQMLDAHIAYVITNATDVTVAHLGRQVTARQRTALEARGYRCEVPGCTADHLLEIDHVTGWAITRTTRLDDLAWLCAAHHRDKTRRNHQLHGPPGQRIWTTDTGVEISRDPPAHAA